In Thermotoga sp., a single genomic region encodes these proteins:
- a CDS encoding flagellin, whose amino-acid sequence EVLSRLFETNISTDAQKALETIEQTLESVSQIRGSIGAWTNRLEASARDVLNAYSELFRSESVFEPTATKTMMEVTRNELLRQTTIASLLHRMENGRNILELLM is encoded by the coding sequence GGAGGTACTCTCAAGGCTGTTTGAAACGAACATTTCAACAGATGCTCAAAAGGCCTTAGAAACAATCGAGCAAACTTTAGAAAGCGTTTCCCAGATAAGAGGGAGTATCGGTGCCTGGACGAACAGATTGGAAGCTTCTGCCAGGGATGTGTTAAACGCATACTCGGAGCTGTTCAGGTCAGAAAGTGTCTTTGAGCCAACTGCGACAAAAACGATGATGGAGGTAACCAGGAACGAACTGCTGAGACAGACAACAATAGCGAGCCTTCTCCACAGAATGGAAAACGGCAGAAACATACTGGAGCTTCTGATGTGA